In Brassica napus cultivar Da-Ae chromosome A3, Da-Ae, whole genome shotgun sequence, the sequence TTGTTGGCTTCATCATCAACACGGTTGGAAGCCCAAGACAACACTCGACAGAGTCCATAAAAAAGCATGCAATATGCAAAACCGAAAACTAATGATAACCAATAATCCTGGTCGATCATCTTCAAATCCCACCTTTTTTTGTCCGGTAgatattctatatatatactctgtttatttattaatgGATTGATTTGGTTTCAGGAACAATTGACATTTTACTATTTCTCTTAAATAAGAAACTTCCCTAAACTGGAATAACCAAAAATGTAAAAGCAAGAAATTTCCTTATTTGAAATTGTTAACTAAATAAAACCTAACCAATGACTTGGCTTCACGCCattgaccatcttcttcttcgtgtAGTCTGGACCGGATTATTACGATCTCTAATTGTCCCCTCTTTGAAGAGTACTCTGTTTTTGAACCGGAATTTGGTTCTTGGAATAAATCTTTACTGAACCGAAACTTGGTTAAGATGTTGGTTTGTAAGATAATATAAGATGAGTGATTGAGTTCTACTGGtttgtttagtttttgagtTTGAGCCAGTAAAAGAATCTAAATAGccaaaatcaaaagttttattcttttatattATTCTCGCATTGGTTACAACCAGATGCTAAAATTAAACAAGAAGATCTTTGGTCATAAATAGATGAAACCAAAAGAGACTTTGGTCAACTCAAAACGAAACTAAACCCCAAAACTTCCAGAAGATTTGATAGTATGAACTCCTTTTCCCACATAACATCATCCATGGCTTCTCTCCCTCCTTATGTTCCAGAAACAGTAAAAACTCCGTCAGCTCAATCGGCGGGTAAAGTCTCTCTCTATTTTGGCTCATGCAAATaactcatgaaaaaaaaaccccaaaagATTCACTCTTTAGGTTAAAAAAGAGGAGATTAAGCAGGGTTGCACCAATAGAAGAgagaatcaaaatatttatggaGAGGGATCACGCCATGCAACCACCAATACCAACATGGATTCAAGAAGAAGAGATGGGGAGGAgaggcatatatatatacacacacatatatatagctATATGTAATTTGAAAGATGAACTCAAGGGGGCTCTCTCTATTCATCGCCATGGATGTACCAGCAGCAAAGCATGGTAGCGCAACGGCGGAGAATATAGAGACGAGCTCGTTGTTCCTTCACCAAGGAAACACATTTGCTTGTAAAAGCATGGCCTTTGTTGAACTTTCTCTTGAATTCTGCCATAGGGTTTATATTAGTGATCAACGATAAAGAACCTTTGTGGTTTTATGGTTTTAAGGTTTATCACTTCGggtgccaaaaaaaaaaacccttttGTGGGTGATGGAAGGGAGAGAGCAAATGTAAGATTTGCGATGAAGGAGAAAAGGATCTGAATAGGTTTAtatagagaagaaaaagaagaaagaggtgaagtaaataaaaaggaagTGAATTAAGAGGAGATGAATCTGGTCTTGATTTTCTTGGTTCATTGACATTGGGATTTGCATGGCTTGCTTTGAATACTCCAAGGAACTATAATTTTATggaaattataactttggacaTAAATCTTTTATTGTCATTGTCTAATCTATTATATTATGGGCTACTAAATAACAAATCTTTtaaatcttttgtttatttttatttttataaatatcaaactttGACAAATAAAAAGTCCATTAAGAACTAGGAAAGTTTCAAAAACTTAATTAATCCTTTCAAAAAATTTCGGTGATATTCTTTTCAGAAATTGTTTTATTCAATAAATTAGTCACAACATTCGAATGTGGTATGGAAAGGAACAGCATGCACACGTGTATACAATTCGAAATTCCTTATTTATATGTAAGGAACGCGGTAAACACAGCtgttgatttatattatttgttttctaCCCATAATGAATGATTTAACTTAACCATATTGTGTATTAGGGTTCAACACAATCTAATGAAATAAGAGAAAGAGTATGAAAGGGAGAAAGGTGGGCATGAAAGGAGGAGATATGTTGAAAGAAGACAAAACATTGAGATTGAGTTTAGGGGAACATGCAACCGGCCATCTTATCTTCGTTTTCTCCACATGGGCAGGTTTGTTGGTTCACTTCTCTTTTCATAATCtcaacatatatattttcaatcaatGTCATTAAAACTGAATATATGTAAGATCATATCAAAGATGGAATCAAACCGGATTGCAAATTATTTTGCTCAATTAtttaatgtaaataaaaatactttgattgatttttttttgtctggttaattatgctattacaaattatgagaaacattacatagaAGATATTACAGGCGACAATTTTACATGCTTTATGAGAATTCACGCCTGACTGTATCACCCTGAGTAGCCCTATCTCTTGTAAATATTTTCTCTAATTTTCTGCATAATTCGTCTTCTCCGGGAATTGAAACCCATATCTCTTTATGTAGAAATTGCGTTGTCTGGAATTTAAACCCTAGACCTAGATATGGAAGTCTTTAAACCTTGACCACTAGGCTACGGTGTTTCCACGTACTTTGATTGATTACAATGACTGTATTCGCTTTGCTACAGATTGTATTCGTTGGACTGAGCTAATTTTATGATGAATAATTTGGGAAAACAATCTCTTATCATCTAAGTTTCACGATATTCGATGGACTTCCTCATGCACATTTCTTCTCTTCGTTAATTTTATGAATTTCGGCGTTAATTTGTTGTAAAAATTAAGCTAAAAACATGTATAGGTGAAAATTTTAGATAAAGACTACCAAAAGTTACAATTATAGTTggattttatttggtttgtcaATTTGGCAAGTACTTTATTGTTTGTAGCACAAAAGAATATTTAAGCAAAAAGTATATACATAATACTTACCTACATAAATCGTAAACAAGTAACCACTAACCACAAACTAATATGAACCAATAATATTTCTACATCGTATGTCGGAACAACCATATGTCAGCTTGGGATTGAAAACATTATCTATAACCCATTGTCATAATTGAATGGCGCAAAACAAAAATCCACAGCTGGTACTAGTAGAACAAGATCATCCATCTTGATTTTTTCCTCATTTTTCTAATCAGCTCTTCGTCACTTCGTCTATCAATTTCAGGATCACAAGAGATTTGTATCATACATGTTTAAAATATGAAggctaataatatatatgttttgtgaGTTCAAGGATTCTACGCCCAACCAGAATCAGTACTAGCATCCTTCCTACGCCCAACCAGAATCAGTACAATTGTCCTAACGGTAAGGCCCAATATTTAAAACTCTAGTTTACTTTTGAATAGATGGGTCATTGGTTGTTAGAGCCATAAGTATCTAATTAGAACTGATTTACTACTCATTGTCTTTTTTTGAGCAACACTAACTTAATAACCTATTTAGCTTGGCTCAGTTCCACTCTCTATTCCTTCATGCAAGATCTTCTAAAACCAACAGAGACCCTGATCGTTGTCTCTCGATCTAGAATGTGTTACCTCTTTTGACTCTTGTATTGTGTGGTAAAGCAGCTAGttgatttttttctgtttggcAAAGGGGTCTCATACTAGAGAGCCCAAACCAGAGTGAGTACAGAGACAGGCTTTGACTAGAGAGTGTAAGCCCACTTGAAGTTctttgaaaataagaaaaacgaCAGAAAACTAAGGAAGAAGATAACGAAGAGATGCCGGAGAGAACTCCAAAGAGTTCAATAGGGCAACTGTTCGTCGAGATTTCTCCAATGAGCTCTTGATAATCTGATCAAAGCCAGATCTTTGTGTAGCCGAGAGAAGCAGCGTGAAGCTAGTTGACATGTATTGGTGTTTATAGACATACAAATGCGGTACattatgtatattattttttcctcGGTTCCATTTTCCATATGCATGTTTGGAAAATTTGACCAAAACCCTTACTCGAGAACAGAATCTACAAGTTAGAATTTAAGAATAAACCTAAAATATGAGTGAGATATTTGTAATTGAGTTACATTATAATTTCTAGTTTTCCAtattcaagttttttatttagttcaaatagtttatatatattcgtTCCACTACTTAATTTAGCGCGCAGAGACATGTAATTAAGTTAACCGACGAAAAATATGTAGATGCATGGTCGTAGAAACTAATAGAGAATTACCTTTCATTCTCGTGAAATCATTATTCAACAAGACTTGCAAGTTCTAGAGTTAAAGTCGGGAAGAGTGGAGCTTACGTCAACCTAAGTTCATTGGTGGGTTCATATCATAGGAAGATTCCAAAATAAACCTTTTTATGTGCATACGAGACGGTGGCGGGAAGCTTGAAGAAGCAAAACGGTCCCATGCGACGCCGTAGCGGAGCAGCTACCTTTCTCCGCCATAGAATAGAATAAATGTGGTCCATTAGAGCACCTCCAATGGTGTTACCCACCATTGGAGTCCttagtgtttttaaattattattatttttttttttgaatagttaaggactctAATCATAATTGTGAGTCCAATGGTGTTATCCACTTTggagttcttaatttttttttttttaattgaatcttaaaaatcaaaaaattaataattttgtaaaacatttaaataataaattatcatttattaaatgactaaatgtaaacatacaaatttaaacatcttcatcattaccaaatttgttccaaatattgTGAATCAGatcattttttaattgttcATGTATACGCCTATCACGAACATGACTCCGTACGCCAAGCATATTACCGAGATTTGAAGGCATGTCGGTAGAATATGACATATCCACCTGTGAACTTCTACTCGAGTCTCCTTCTTCAAACGCAGATGTATCAAACTGAGTATAGCCATCCCGTTCattttctactatcatattgtgcagtATGATACATGTTCGCATAACCATCCCTATTTGTTTCTTGTCCCACAAAATAGCCGGGTTTTTCACAATTGCAAACCgagcttgcaatactccaaaagcccgttctACATCTTTTCTGGTTGCTTCTTGAACTTTAGCAAATAACTcggctttaggaccttgagggagtgagatagattggataaatgttgaccatttcGGATATATGCCGTCGGTGAGGTAGTACGCCAAATCATACTGGTGTCCGTTGACCACGTACTGTACACTtggagctcgaccttgtaaaatgtcatcaaaaacaggagaccgatcgaggacgttaatatcgtttaaagtACCTGGGGGACCAAAAaaagcgtgccatatccaaagatcttgtgaagccGTAAATCTCTTTAAACCCAACAATCGAACCCTATAAACTGATGAAATTAACATGCATCCACTCCAGAAGTAAAGAAATTGAACAAAGAGCTCGGATTTACCTTCAACAAAGACGCTCTCTTATCGCCTCTTCTATCCCCTTTCTTATCGCGTCTcgtctttttttttcagttgcTCGCgaaaatgaatgatttttctcaCTCATACGAAACACAACCCTTTTCCCGAGCCAATGATGAGGTGCCAGCACATCAAGGATTTGGTCCTTAATTCTCTTAATTAAGGACTCATTCTTAGCTTGCCGatcttttttaatattattttaattccTTTACCTTAAGAATTTATGTTAAGGATTCACTTAACAGCCCGCGTTGCGGATGGTCTTAGTCTGTTTCGTTTCTGTGGTTTCTATAATAACACATCAAATCCAAATGCTTAATATGGTATGACGTCTAACAACTATGCTACTTGAATTGTCCCATCAGGACATTAAATACGTGGTAGATTTATGCCTTCTAATTTATAAACTTGTAACTTTGTGTTGATTAGTATCTATCTTGGAAGTTTTTTCATAGCGTCTTTTAATCCTATGTTTGATATTtgattcatcaaaataattacCGAAATTGagttctaatatatatatgatcaattCATTTCAGATTTGAATTAAATGTTCATAAACTTTGAtataataatcttaaaaataaacattttcgaCTCAAAGGAAACAAAACCTAAATGTCAAGCCCTACATATTATGGCTTTTGAGTTAAGTTGAGATGGTAATATCAATGTATATATGTCATCTTCATGAAATTAAAGTTCTGCCGGCCAACTCATTTTGCTACTATAAAGTTGCTatcagttttatttaatttagagctttataaaaaattatatatagttattttaaCGGGGACGTATGTATTGTATAATACAGCGGGGATGGGAATAtgtgataaaaatattattttatttaattttcttaatcacGCCACCTTATCTAAATCAGAAAAGAAATACTGCGTGATATAGTTTTGGCTAATACTCCTATAAGATAAGGAAAAAATATGACCTTTGAACGATCTTTACGATAAACAGGAAACATGTTAAATATTGAAATTCATTGAACTATAATTGATTTGAGAAAAGAAATACAAGGCTAGCTAAAAAGGCGATATAGTTGTCAGTAATTTATTTTGGCTGTAGAGTATGAATTGAAGAGCCCCCACACCATCGTTCCTTTGATAATAACTTCATACCTACCGTACGTACCAGTGTGTTTATAGTTATATGATACGTACGAAGCAGTGCACCCTCCTATCTTGTACCAGTACAAGCGCAGAGCCCAAAAGGAGTGACAGAAGGACAGTCTGAGTTTGGCCCATGAGTGTTGGTACTCATTGAGTGATGCTTTATGGATAAGGAATAAAAGAATAACGGTATTATGCTGAGTCATCGACAGAGCACGTGATCTTGTTGGTCAGGTGAAGAGCATGAGGAGGTCATCAACCATACGGAGAGTAGTATaagtagagagaagggagaataGAAATAGGTATCAGTTGTATTGTCAATCTTGTTCATGAAGGAGAGTGAGTAAACTCCAAAGAAAAACTCGCTGTACTTCGTTCATTGATTAATACAACGTTCGTTCTTCCTATTTTCTTCTAAGTTACACGTTTGATACATCCAAAGTGTATCagattggtatcagagcagtcGAATCTGGGAACCATGCCACCAAAAAAATCGGATCTGGAGCTTACCTTGGAGCAGCAGACGAGCCGGATCTCGTCCCTGGAGCAGGGTATGAGCGATATCTCCGAGCTTAAGCTGTCCATGGGTGAGATGAAGCAACAACTCGCGACCATGTTTGGCCGTTGGGAGCAAGAGCAGAAGGAACGTGACGACGAGAAACTTCGGGTACGTACGTTGGAGAAAGGGAAGGGCCAGATGTATGAACCCAGTGGATCGGGTGCTACGATCGGGAGCAGAGTCCATGAGGGAGACGATCGTTGGGGTCCGATGAGGTCACCACCGCCGTTCTCCGGTCGGGAGGAACGTTCCAGCGGTCGAGGTTGGGGGGGTCAAGGATCGGGTTTTCTGGGTGATCGCACACCTTGGAAGACTCGTCGCTTGGAGTTACCAACGTTCGACGGTGAAGAGGCGGAAAGCTGGATCTTACGAGTGGAGGAGTTTTTCGATCTGGGTGACTTCACGGCGGAGGAAAAGTTGAGGGCGGTCCGTTTGTGTTTCACCGGTGACGCGTTGCTTTGGTTCCGCTGGGAACGAAGCAGAAACCCTTTCCGCAACTGGGGTCAGCTCAAGCATCGCGTTTTGGAACAATATTCTACCATTATCGATGTGACAGCAGCGGAGAAGCTCTTGACTCTTCAGCAGGACGGGACGGTGAAAGCGTTTAACCGTGAGTTCATCTCACTGGCTTTTTACGCACCAGAGATCGCCGATTCTGTGTTGGAGATCGCCTACTCTAATGGGTTGAAGTCGAAGATTCGCGCGGGTATGAAGATGTTTGACCCGCGTAATCTCGATCAGATGATGAAAATGGCGAAGAAGGTCGAGGAATGGGAAAACGATGAGGAGGTTGGTGGGCCTCGTACAGTCAAGGCCATTTCGGGGAGTCACCATTCCTCATCCAAGGCCGCGACTACTGGACAGCCTCAGACCCAACAGCAAAAGAGCAAGGCCCATGTCGGGCCTACGACCCAGCGTAATGACGGAAATAGGGCTCAGCAGACGCACGGGAGGCTGAAACCCCCTTTTCGGAGGCTGACACCGACGGAGGTCGAGAAATGGAAGGCGGAGGGCTTATGTTTCAAGTGCGATGAGAAATTTCACCCAAATCATCCTTGTGCGCAGGCTCAGTTGACCGTTTTGATTCTCCATCCAAACGGCATTGAGGAGGAGCTGTTGGAGGAACCATGCGAGCTGATTACCGACACCGGGGGAGTTGAAGTGATGGTGGCAGAGGTCTCCATCAACTCCGTGGTAGGCATTGCGTCCCCCAGGACGATGAAACTTAGGGGATCGATTGGTGAGACATCTGTGGTAGTGTTGATCGATAGTGGGGCGACACATAACTTTGTGTCCGAGAACTTGATCAAGAAGCTGGGGCTCACGGCGAGTTCTACCGGTTCGTATGGAGTGCTGGTTGCGGGAGGAGTTAAAGTACAGGGAAAGGGTGTGATCGAAGGGTTGGAGCTGCAGTTACCCTCGTATACTATCAAGACGAGTTTCTTGCCACTTGAACTTGGAATAGCTGACGTCATTCTTGGTATCCAGTGGCTTGATACTCTGGGCGAGATGTTGGTCAATTGGAAGGTCCAACAAATGAAATTCTGGTGGGAAGATAAATGGGTAACCTTGCAGGGAGATTTGAGCCTGCACTCTGCAGAGGTGTCGTTGAAGTCGTTGTGGAAGGCGTTGGGCAAGGAGGAAGAAGGGATTATCGTGGAATATGGAGGTATTCAAAGGGAGGAAGTCGCGTTGGGGGTGACAACGACAGGAGGTTGGGGACCGTTGTTACAACAATTCTCTAAGGTTTTCGAGGAACCTACGGAGCTTCCTCCTTCACGTGGGAAAGAGCATGGAATCACTTTGGAGTCAGGGGCACGACCTGTGAATGTTCGGCCGTTTCGCTACCCGCAGGTGCAGAAGGCGGAGATCGAAAGGCAAATAGCTTCTATGCTCGCAGCTGGGATAATACAGGAGAGTGGAAGTCCGTTTTCCAGTCCGGTACTCTTGGTAAAGAAGAAAGACGGGAGCTGGAGGTTTTGCGTGGACTATAGAGCGCTCAACAGAGTAACGGTGGCTGACAAATATCCCATTCCGATGATTGATCAGTTACTGGATGAGCTTCACGGCGCCACCATCTTCTCGAAGTTGGACTTGAGGTCCGGTTATCACCAAATATTGGTTAAACAAGAGGATGTTCCGAAAACGGCATTTCGCACACATGATGGACACTATGAGTTTTTGGTGATGCCCTTCGGGCTTTC encodes:
- the LOC106444017 gene encoding small polypeptide DEVIL 19-like: MAEFKRKFNKGHAFTSKCVSLVKEQRARLYILRRCATMLCCWYIHGDE